The following is a genomic window from Crossiella equi.
CCGGGCGGGCACCTTCGGCGCGGAGGCCGCGCTGGTCGAGGTCTCCACCGCAGAGCAGCTCAAGACCGCGCTGGCGGGCGCCACCCCGGGCACCACGATCCGCCTGGCCGCCGGGGAGTACCGGGGCTCGTTCGTGGCGCAGAAGGCCGGTACCGCCTCGGCGCCGATCACCCTGACCGGCCCGGCGGACGCGGTGCTGGTCAACGACGGCCCGTCCGGCACCGCCCCGTCCTGCCCGGTGCCGACCGCGGGCTGGGACTCCGGGTACGGCCTGTGGCTGTACAACGCGCCGTACTGGAAGCTGTCCGGGTTCACGGTGCAGGACTCCAAGAAGGGCATCGTCCTGGACAACTCCCACCACGTGACGCTGGACAAGGTCTCCGTGCACCACGTGGACGAGGAGGCCGTGCACTTCCGGCGCTCCTCCGCGGACGGCGTCATCCAGAATTCCAAGATCACCCACGCCGGGCTCGTGCAGCCCAGCTACGGCGAGGGCGTCTACATCGGCTCGGCGGGCTCGAACTGGAAGTGCCACGGCAACAGCGGCGGCGTGGACAGGTCCGACCGGGTGAAGGTGCTGGACAACGAGATCGGCCCGGAGGTCGCGGCCGAGCACATCGACGTCAAGGAAGGCACGACCGGGGGCGTGATCCGGGGCAACAGGTTCAACGGCACCGGCATCAAGGGCCAGAACTCGGCCGACTCCTGGGTCGACGTCAAGGGCAGCGGCTACCTGATCGAGAACAACACCGGCACCTTCGCCAAGCCGGGCACCTTCGCCAACGGCTACGAGACCCACAACCCGTCCACCACCCCGTCCTTGCCGAACGGCTGCGGCAACACCTGGCGCGGCAACACCTCGGACCTGGGCGGCGTCGGGAAGTACGCGGTCTACATCCCGTCGGTGTCGAAGTGCTCGGCCGACCCGAACGTCGTGTACGCCTCCAACACCGTGCGGGGCGCCACGACCGGGCTGACCAACATCACGGTCACGCCGTAACCGGTGGGCGGACCGAGGGGGCACCCGTCGACGGGTGCCCCCTTCTCCTACGCCTGCTCCCCGCTGGTGGGGAAGAAGATCGCGCTGAACAGGCGCGGCACCCGCTCGGGTGTGGGTTTGTTGTCCGCCCGCGCGCGGAGCACCGCGAGCAGCTCCCGCGCCACCTCCAGCTGCTCCTCCGGGCTGAGCCAGAGCACGCCCTGCTTGTAGCCGACGAGGTCGGCGGGCGGGTTGGCGCCCTCGCGGTCGAGGTAGGCGTTGAACTCGGCCAGCAGCACCGCCATCGCCGCGGTGAAGCCCTGCCGGTGCTCCTCCAGGCTCATCGCGCGGGCGGCGTCCTCGGCCACCACGTTGCCGCCCTGGCGCATCCGGTAGTGCCGCTCGACCGCGCCGTGCACGCGCCGCTCCTCCACCACCTCCAGGACGCCCGCCTCGGCGAGCAGGCCGACGTGGCGGTACACGCTGGTCTTGGGCACGTCGGCCAGGCTCGCGCACAGCTGCTGGGTGGTGCGGGTGCGGCCGCCGGACATGGCGTGCGTGATGCGCAGCCGCACCGGGTGCAGGAGCAGGTCCACCGTGTTCACCCGGCCCACGATCCCACATCTGGTACTGTTCCCAAAGTTGGGAATGCGAGCCACGGGGATGACATGACTTTGACCGCACAGGCCGTGCGCCCGATTGCCCTGGACCCGGCCGCGCCGTGGGACGACCTGGTCTGGCTGGACGAGGTGGTGGCCGGGGCGCGAGTGGTCGGCATCGGCGAGGCCTCGCACTACAACCGCGAGTTCTTCCGGCTGCGCCACCGCCTCACCCGCTACCTGGTCGAACGGCACGGCTTCACCTGCTGGACCACCGAGTCCGGGTTCACCGAGTCCCGCCTGCTGGCCGGGGCCGACCTGGACGAGGCCCTGGCCAGTGGCCTGAACTCGCTCATGGGCCTGTGGCAGGAGGTGCGCGAGCAACTGGTGTGGGCGCGCGGGTGCGGGCTGCCCGTGCTGGGCATGGACCTGGGCGGCTCCAACGCCACCGTGCTGCCCGCCCTGGACGCCGTGTACGCCTACCTCGCCCAGGCCGACCCCGGGCACACGCCCGATCCGGCGCTGCGCGAGACCGTGGCCGCCTTCGCCGCGGCCTCGCCGTTCGGTGTCCCGGCCGCGCTCGGTGCCTACGCCGCGCTCGGCCAGGACCGGCGCGATGCCGTGACGGCGGGGCTGGCCGACCTCAGCGCCCGGTTCGCCGCCCGCCGCCGGGACTACGAGGCCGTCACCGGCCGCGAGGCCTTCGCCTGGACCCGGCACTGCCTGGCCCTGGCCGTCGCGCTGGACACCGTGGTGCGGGAGATGGCCGCCGGGCACGCCGCGCCGCTGGTGCACAGCATCCGCGACGCCGCCATGGCCGAGTCCCTGGACTGGGTGCTGGCCCGGCACGAGCGCGTGGTGCTGACCGCCCACAACGGCCACCTCCAGCGCCAGACCGGCCACCTGCCCGGCTCCGCGCCCGTCACCCCGCTCGGCCTGCACCTGGCCGACCGTCTCGGCGAGGCCTACCGGGTCATCGGCACCACCTCCGGCCCCGGCCAGTACCTCAACCTGGACCCGGTGGAGTTCCTGTCCGGCAAGCTCTTCGCCCCGCTGGACGCGCCCCGGCCGACCTCGCTGGACGGCGTGCTGGCCGCCTCCTGCGACGGGCCGTTCGGGGTCGACCTGCGCGGGCTGTCCGAGGCCGACGCGGCCGTGCTCGCGGGGGTGGACGGCCAGCGCTTCGCGGGCGTCTACACCCCGGTGGAGGCCCTGGTCGCCTACGACGCGCTGGTGCACGTACCCGAGCTGACCCCGGCGACCGTGGACGAGGCGGCCCTGGAGTGCTCCCCGGCCGAGGTGCGCGAGGTCTTCGCGCGGTGGCTGGCGGGCTGACCGGCCCGTACCCTGCCGCCATGACCGACGCAGGACGCCCGGCCCGGGTGCAGGACGTGCACACCCTGGCCGCGGCCATGCCGCACGTCACCGTGCAGCGCGGCGGCGGGGACAACCCGGTCTACCAGGTCGGGCGGAAGTCCTTCGTCTTCTTCCGCACGCCCCGCCCGGACGCCGTCGACCCGGAGACCGGCGAGCGCTACCCGGACGTCATCGTGTTCTGGGTGCCCTCGGAGTCGGACAAGCAGGCCCTGGTCCAGGACCCCGGCTCGCCGTTCTTCACCACCGACCACTTCCAGGGCCACCGGTCGGTGCTGGTGCGCGCCAGCCGGATCGGCGAGCTCAGCCTCGGCGAGCTCACCGAGGTGGTGCAGGACGCCTGGCTGTCGCAGGCCTCCAAGGCCCGCGGCCAGGCCTGGCTGCGCGACTCAGGACGGCTTGACCTCTAAGCGCCCCAACGGGTTCGCGGCCAGCTCCGCGCGCACCGCGGCCCAGCCCGGCTCGGGCAGCCCGAGGGTCTCGCGCAGGTGGGCCAGGGCCACCCGGCGCAGCAGGGCCACCCGACCGGGGTGCTCGTCGGTGGTCTCGGCCGCCTCGTAGCCCGCGACCCCGCCCAGGGAGTGCTCGGCCCCCGGCAGCGTCAGCAGGGCGTTCGCCCCCGGACTGTCGTGGTAGACGTCGGTGAACCAGTCCGGGCCCCGGGTGGACAGCGCGGACTGGTCCCGCTCGCCCCACACCACCAGGGTCGGGGTGGTCAGACCGGTGAAGTCCGGGTTCATGAACGGGAAGTGCTCGGCCGCGAACGGGCTGAGGTCCGCCCCGCCCCGGCCGGTCGCCGCGAGCAGCACCCCGGCGGTCACCCGCTTGTCGGACAGGTCGTCCCCGCCGAGCACGCGGGCCCCCAGCAGCAGCCCCGCGGTCTGGGCGCCGAAGGAGTGCCCCGCCACCGCGATCCGGCTGTGGTCCACACGTCCGGACAGACCGGGCACCGCGGTTTCGAGCGCCTCCAGGTGGTCCAGGACGTGCACGAGGTCCTCGGCCCGGTAGCGCCAGATGTCCGGGGTGCGCGGGTCCTCCGGCGGCACGGCCAGCGTGCGGGAGTCCAGGTGCGTGGGCTGGACGACCACGAACCCGTGTGCCGCCCAGTAGTCGGTCAGCGGGCCGTAGCCGTGCAGGGAGGAGCCGAAGCCGTGCGAGAACAGCAGCACCGGCAGGTCCTGGCCGGTGGCCGGGGCGGAGACGCGGACCTGGAGGTCCCGGCCGGGGACCTCCACCGGCTTGGCGGAGAGCACGGTGCTCATGCGGAGACCTTCCTCGACTCGGTCACGGGCAGGATCAGTTCCTCGGCGGCCCAGCGCGCGACGCCCGCCGGGTAGGGGGTGGACAGGCCGAGCACCAGGTGCGGGAACCCGGCGTCCAGGGAGCGGTGGATCTCGCCGCGGGTGGCGGCGGGATCGGTGTGGTCGACCGGGATGAACCGCGAGCGCGTGATCTCGGCCGGGTCGCGGCCGATCTCGGTGCAGTAGCGGTCCAGCTGGGCGCTGCGGCGCACGCAGTCGGCCAGGTCCGGGCTCGGGATGTTCCACAGGTCGGCGTGCTCGGCGGCCACCCGCAGCGTCGCGGCGGCCCGGCCCCCGATGAGGATCGGCGGACCGGGGCGCTGCACCGGTTTGGGGTTGCCGAACGCGCCGGTCAGCCGGTGATGCGCGCCCGCGAAGTCGAACGGCGCCTCCTCCGTCCACAGTCGACGGATGAGCGTGCACGCCTCGGCCAGGCTGGCCACCGCGTCGCTCGCACCGGCGTAGGGTAGGCCGTGGCCGTCGTACTCCCGGCGCGCCGAGGGCACGTCCGGGCGGGAGCCCACGCCGATGCCGAAGTCCAGGCGGCCGCCGGAGACCACGTCCACGGTGGTGGCGATCTTGGCCAGGACCGCGGGCGGCCGGAAGCGGTTGCTGGTGACCATCACCCCCAGGCGCAGGCGGCTGGTCTGGGCGGCCAGCGCGGACAGCAGTGTCCAGCCCTCCAGGATCGGGCCGTCCGGGTCGCCCCAGATGGGCATCAGGTGGTCGAACAGCCAGGCGTGCTCGATCTCGGCAATGGCGTCGGCCTCGCGCCAGATCGCCTGTATCTCCTGGTAGGAGGTTTGCTGGGGTGCGGTCATGATCCCGAAGCGCATGCTAGGGCACCTCCGTGACATCATGGGAGGAAGAAGCGGAACGTTGCTCCACTAACGTAACGGAACACGGTTCCGGTTGGCAAGCGGGAGGAGGTCCCAGTGGTGAACGAGGCCGCACCGGGCCGGGCGAGGCGGGCGGACGCCCGGCGCAACCAGGAGGCGCTGCTGGACGCGGCGGCCGCGGTGTTCGTGGAGT
Proteins encoded in this region:
- a CDS encoding helix-turn-helix domain-containing protein; this encodes MNTVDLLLHPVRLRITHAMSGGRTRTTQQLCASLADVPKTSVYRHVGLLAEAGVLEVVEERRVHGAVERHYRMRQGGNVVAEDAARAMSLEEHRQGFTAAMAVLLAEFNAYLDREGANPPADLVGYKQGVLWLSPEEQLEVARELLAVLRARADNKPTPERVPRLFSAIFFPTSGEQA
- a CDS encoding MmcQ/YjbR family DNA-binding protein, which encodes MTDAGRPARVQDVHTLAAAMPHVTVQRGGGDNPVYQVGRKSFVFFRTPRPDAVDPETGERYPDVIVFWVPSESDKQALVQDPGSPFFTTDHFQGHRSVLVRASRIGELSLGELTEVVQDAWLSQASKARGQAWLRDSGRLDL
- a CDS encoding alpha/beta hydrolase family protein, which encodes MSTVLSAKPVEVPGRDLQVRVSAPATGQDLPVLLFSHGFGSSLHGYGPLTDYWAAHGFVVVQPTHLDSRTLAVPPEDPRTPDIWRYRAEDLVHVLDHLEALETAVPGLSGRVDHSRIAVAGHSFGAQTAGLLLGARVLGGDDLSDKRVTAGVLLAATGRGGADLSPFAAEHFPFMNPDFTGLTTPTLVVWGERDQSALSTRGPDWFTDVYHDSPGANALLTLPGAEHSLGGVAGYEAAETTDEHPGRVALLRRVALAHLRETLGLPEPGWAAVRAELAANPLGRLEVKPS
- a CDS encoding LLM class flavin-dependent oxidoreductase; translation: MRFGIMTAPQQTSYQEIQAIWREADAIAEIEHAWLFDHLMPIWGDPDGPILEGWTLLSALAAQTSRLRLGVMVTSNRFRPPAVLAKIATTVDVVSGGRLDFGIGVGSRPDVPSARREYDGHGLPYAGASDAVASLAEACTLIRRLWTEEAPFDFAGAHHRLTGAFGNPKPVQRPGPPILIGGRAAATLRVAAEHADLWNIPSPDLADCVRRSAQLDRYCTEIGRDPAEITRSRFIPVDHTDPAATRGEIHRSLDAGFPHLVLGLSTPYPAGVARWAAEELILPVTESRKVSA
- a CDS encoding erythromycin esterase family protein, coding for MTLTAQAVRPIALDPAAPWDDLVWLDEVVAGARVVGIGEASHYNREFFRLRHRLTRYLVERHGFTCWTTESGFTESRLLAGADLDEALASGLNSLMGLWQEVREQLVWARGCGLPVLGMDLGGSNATVLPALDAVYAYLAQADPGHTPDPALRETVAAFAAASPFGVPAALGAYAALGQDRRDAVTAGLADLSARFAARRRDYEAVTGREAFAWTRHCLALAVALDTVVREMAAGHAAPLVHSIRDAAMAESLDWVLARHERVVLTAHNGHLQRQTGHLPGSAPVTPLGLHLADRLGEAYRVIGTTSGPGQYLNLDPVEFLSGKLFAPLDAPRPTSLDGVLAASCDGPFGVDLRGLSEADAAVLAGVDGQRFAGVYTPVEALVAYDALVHVPELTPATVDEAALECSPAEVREVFARWLAG